In the Podospora pseudocomata strain CBS 415.72m chromosome 5, whole genome shotgun sequence genome, one interval contains:
- a CDS encoding hypothetical protein (EggNog:ENOG503PN0R), which translates to MRCLLLGLGGVKRKIGELGRLEGTPFEVRIGRVGGGRRGENGEMGGGGDEGVDGVDVKEEEEGLEGKESGKTKRSPGGSGKKSKKKKKKRKSLVVVGDGDAGMYRMEEMFPDLPKPSAAVGEEDPCRRDSLPSEMDKAQYCSQMELDGTPGVDFGIHEDDEADGKGDEEVKEFIEEVFARPEFEYRVGEEIGTDENGVMAAAEDYLDREESPGTLSSTTPSNTAENDDVTAIKSLLHSLNTKISALASESAGQDMQNKISDVQKDLRGAYDWMVRLSGRLDRDEMRAAVRHEILFNGMKSIVGELGAVRREQEAVMRHLGLEAESPLAVGRKDKNKEGKKALESCLRTYLEGMGRATKREEVVEKGLLAVEYAGRVFGGL; encoded by the exons atgagatgttTACtcctggggttggggggggtgaagaGAAAGATTGGGGAATTGGGGCGGCTGGAGGGGACGCCGTTTGAGGTTAGgattgggagggttgggggggggagacggggtgagaatggggagatgggcgggggtggtgatgagggggttgatggggtggatgtcaaggaggaggaggaggggctcgaggggaaagagagcgggaagacgaagaggagtcctggtgggagtgggaagaagagcaagaagaagaagaagaagagaaagtcgctggttgtggtgggggatggggatgccgGGATGTacaggatggaggagatgtttCCTGATCTGCCCAAGCCGTCGGCggctgtgggtgaggaggaccCTTGCCGCCGTGATTCTTTGCCCTCTGAGATGGACAAAGCGCAATATTGTAGTCAGATGGAGCTGGATGGCACCCCCGGCGTGGACTTTGGCATTcacgaggatgatgaggctgatgggaagggagatgaggaggtcaaggagttTATTGAGGAGGTGTTTGCCCGGCCAGAGTTTGAGTACcgtgttggagaggagatTGGGACTGACGAGAATGGggtgatggctgctgctgaggattATTTGGATCGGGAGGAGTCGCCTGGTACCTTGTCGTCTACCACAcccagcaacactgccgaAAACGACGACGTCACGGCCATCAAGTCGCTTTTGCACTCTCTCAACACCAAAATCTCTGCTCTTGCTTCTGAGAGTGCCGGTCAGGACATGCAAAACAAGATTAGTGACGTCCAAAAGGACCTCCGCGGGGCCTACGACTGGATGGTGAGGCTTTCTGGACGGCTGGACAGGGACGAGATGCGGGCGGCGGTCAGGCATGAGATTTTGTTCAACGGGATGAAGAGCATtgtgggggagctgggggctgtgaggagggagcaggaggcggtgatgaggCATTTGGGGCTGGAGGCGGAGAGTCCGTTGGCGGttgggaggaag GATAAAAataaggaggggaagaaggcgctgGAGAGTTGTTTGAGGACGTACCtagaggggatggggagggcgacgaagagggaggaggtggtggagaaggggctGTTGGCCGTGGAGTATGCGGGGAGAGTTTTCGGGGGGTTGTGA